From the bacterium genome, the window ACGAGGGTCACGCCCCCCGCCGCCTTCGAAACCCGGTACGGCGGATCCCCCGCCGTGGTGATCACGACGTTCGACGCGTCGGGCAGGTCTTCAAGGTCGATCCCGACGACGGCGGGGCCTTTCCCCGGGGCTTTTTCGTCCTGGAGCCGCTCCGTGCTTGTGACCTTCTCTTCGGCCCCGCCCCCGACGGACAGGACGAGCACGCCCTCCTCGGCAGTGACGATGAACGGCATCGGCCGGTCGTCCGGAGTCTCGACCACCATCCGCAGCTTCCGGTCCACGGTGGAGATCTTCAACGCCTTCACCTCGGGGGTCCCCACCGGGATCTCGGAAGCCGCCGTCCCCTGCGCCACTCCCCGGATGTCCACAACGATCCGGAACGGGTCGTTCAGCTTGAAGGAGTTGTGGTTCTCGATCGCCCCGTCGACCGACGCCTGGATCGTCGTGTTGTAGGGCGACTTCGAGACCGTCACCTCCCGGATCCTGGCGCCGGAATCCCCCGCGGGCTGCGCGGCGCCCGGGCCGGCGGGCTCCGCCGCGGTCGCGGCCGGCGCGAGGATCGCGCCGGCAAGCGCCACCGCCGCGATCCCCTTCAGGACGCGGGGCCAGAGGGCTTTGCCGGAATGCCGTAACGGGGTCTTCATTATTTTCCTCCTGCCGTGGTGAGCTGGATTCCGCTTTCCCTCACGATCTTTTCCCCCCGGTTGCCCACGAACTCTTCCCTCACGAGAATCTCCTTTCCGGTGATCCGGCGGACGACGCCGCCGGAGCGGCCGATCCGCGTTCCCACCGTCACGGAGTACCCTTTCCCCTCGCCGTCCTCCACAAGTCCCAGCGCGCCCTTCTTCGTCCAGATGACGCCGACGTACTTCAGTTCGCCCAGTTCGTACCGCTGCAGGGGCGGAAGCATCGCGGCGTCGATCCCCGCCATCCTGCGCTCCTCGGCCCGGATGAACGACACGAACGGATCCCGTTTGCCGCGGGGGTCGTAGAGCGGAGCCGGCCCGGGCTTCTTCGCCTGCGCCTCCGCCGCCGGGACGGCCGGGGCCTTCGCCTCCGGCTTCGGCGCCTGCCTCTTCACCACCTGCTGCGGCGCCGGCGGTTCCTTGGAGCAGCCGTACCCGCCGGCGATGAGGGAAACCGCGGCGAGGATCCCAACGGACAGGGAGAGGATTCGCACGGGAGCGGGCCTCATTTTTTCTTCCCCTGGTTCCCTGCGCCGGGAGCCGCGTCCTGCTGTTCGAGGAAGCGGTACGTCGTGGCCGTGCAGTTTACGGTCACCAGGACGAGGTTGTCGCCGGCCGGTTTCGGGGAGGAAAAGGTGATGTTGGACAGGTTCACGATCCGGGGGTAGTGCGCCACCTTGTCGGAGAAGAGGGCGAAGCTGTGATAGTCGCCGTTGACGGAGATCGACACCGGGATCTCGGCGTAGAAATCCTTCCTGATCTCGCCGGACGGGGCGAAGCGTAGGAAGTCGAGCCCCGATTCCTTCCCGAGGTCGGAAACGCTCTTCAGCAGGGTGGGGATCTCCGCCGAGTTCGGAAGCTGCTCGAGCAGGAGGGAAAGCTGGGCCTCGAGCCGCTGGACCTCCTCCTGGAAGGAACGCAGGTTCCCGGCGATCGCCTGCTGCTCCCGGATCTTGGCCTGGAGGCCCGCCAGCTGCGTTTCCATCGCGCCGATCCGCTGCGACGCCTCCCGATAATAGAGGTAGTAGTACCCCGAGACGACGAGGGCGCAGAACAGGACGGCAAGCAGGATCTTTTGCCGGGGCGGCACCTTCGAAAGATCGCCGAGATTTAGCGCCATTCCGTATCCTCTCCCGGTGATGGGGCGTTCAATCGACCGTGTGGAACGTCAAGTTGAACTTCACGAGTTTCACGCCCGCGACCGTCGCCTGCTCGGCGGCCCCCAGCACGACGTCCCGGAAGCGGCCGGTCTGCCCCAGGGCGGTCATGAAGTTCGCGATCGTGTAGTTGTTCAAGGCGACGCCGGACAGGGCGACCTTCTCGTCCTTGACGCTCAGCGTGTCGATCCAGCACTTCTCCGGCATCGCGGACGACAGCGCTTCGAAATAGCGGACGGGGCCGGCACGCCCCTTCTGGAGGTTGGAGATGATGTCCACCTTTTTCTGGAGCTCCGCCTTCCGGGCCTTGAACTTCTCGACCTCGCCGATCTCCTGTTTCAGGCGCGCGATGTCCGCGTTGGCCTTCGCGATGCCCTCATTGAGCCTTGAGATCTTTCCCGTGACCGTGGTGTGGAAGTAGATCGTCCCGGCCAGAACCACCAGCGGCACCACGATCCAGGCGGACCCGGCGCCCAGTTCCCTGCGCTTCTTCCGTTTTCCCCGGACGAGATTGATCCGGATCATCCGCGAGCCTCCAGGTTCCGCAGCGCGAGACCGATCGACACCGTTGCGGATGCGTTGAGTTGGGCAACCACGGACGGGACGACGGCTTTCTCGTCAACCGTCAACCCCTGGAGCGGATCGAAGATCTCGACGTCGACCCCGATCTTTTCCGCCAGCATCTCCTTCAGGAAGGCGGACCTGGACGCCCCGCCGGTCAGGTACACTTTCGTCACCAGGCGATCCGGGTACGTCGCGGAGAAGAAGTTGTAGGACCGCTGGACCTCGGCGGCGAGAAGGCTGGACACGACCTTCATGATCTCGGTGACCTTCCCGGAGCGCTCCCCGGGGTCCTTCACCCCGGTCTTGTACTCCTCCGCCGTCTCGAAGCTGACGGCGACCTGTTTCTGGATTTCGGTGGTGTACATCCCTCCGCCCATCGGGACGTCCCGCGTGAAGAGGGGGACGCCCGCGTGCAGGATGTTGATGTTCATGAACGACGCGCCGACGTTGACGACCATCGGCACCTGGTCGTCGGACCCCGGATGCGTGAGCTCGAAGGCGTTCCCGGCGGCCAGCGAGTCGATGTCGACGATCCGGGGGACGAGGCCCGCATCCCTCACGACGGACAGGTAATCGGTGATCAGGTCCGTTTTCGCCGCCACCAGGAGAACGTCCATCTTGGAGGGGTCGTCCTTCTGGGGACCGATCACCTGGAAGTCGATCTTGACGTCCTTGATGTCGAAGGGGATGTACTGCTCGACCTCCCACTGGATCGACTCCTCGAGCTCCTCGGCGGTCGTCGTGGGCAGCTGCACCTTCTTGATGATCACGGAGTGGCCGGAGAGGGAGATGGCGACCTCCTTCTCGTGGATCTTCAACTCCCGCAGGGCGGTCTTGATCCCCTCGACGACGGCGCCGTGGTCCATGATCGCCCCGTCGACGATCGCGTCGGCGGGAAGGGGGAAGACCCCGAACTTCCTCAGGCGGTTCTCGGCGCCCACCGCCTCGACGTGGGCCATCTTGACGGAACTCGACCCGATGTCCAGCCCAATGAGCTCTTTGCTGCCGAACAGCCCCATCGACGCCCCCGTGATCCCGCCGCTATCCCTTGTTGAACACCTTGTCCCGGTCGGACAACTTCAGGCCCAGCGACAGGATGATCTTGCGCTTCGTGTCCATGCGGCACGCCATCCCCTTTTCCACCCGGTCGATCGTGAGGACGGAGATGTTCGCGCGCCGCGCCAGCTCCGCCTTGCTTAACAGGAGCCCTTCCCTTATCTTTCGGACGTTGTTCCTCTCAACTTTATCGATTTCCTTCCCGGATTTACCTTTTTCTTTTTCGGGGCTACCCACGGTCTCGGTTCCTCCGACATCTCTCTGGTTCGACGCCGAACGGCATCATCCATGACAAAATATAGCCGACGCGTCTTCGGTGTCAAGAAATATTCAAGTATCGTACAATGACGTATACTTATGCGATATTATCCCCCCTCGATCCCGAACTCTGGGTGCTTCCGTTTATAAATACGGTAAGCAGCGGCACTCGAATGCAACCGTATTCATAAATTGAAGCACTTGGCTTTGTAAAGAAGCGTCGGATGGCTGATCCCGAGCAGTTCGGCCGCCTTGGGCCGGCTCCCCCCGGTCCGCTCCAGGGCGATCCGGATCAACTGGCGCTCGAGCTCCCTCACCGCCGCCTTGAGATCCGGCCGCTCGGGGGATACGGGGACCCGCAGTTCGAAGACCGGCCCGGCCTCCCCCCCGCCGGGGGACCCGCTTCCCTTCCACACCGCGAGCAACCCGGCGCGGGTGACATCGGCCCCGTCCGCCAGAAGGGCGCATCGCTCCATCAGGTTGCGAAGCTCCCTGACGTTCCCCCGCCACTCGTGTGCGGCCATCGCCACGAGGGCGTCCGGCGACAGGAGCATCTCCCGCTTCCCGTACTTCCGGCGATAGTGGGACAGGAAGTGCTTCGCGAGGAGCGGGATATCGTCGCGCCGCTCCCTCAGGGGGGGGACATGGATCCGGATCACGTTGAGGCGATAGAAGAGGTCCTCGCGGAACCGCCCCCCGGACACCTCCCCCTCGAGGGCCCGCGCCGTGGCGGCCACCAGGCGCACGTTGACCTTCCGCGTCTCCGTGTCGCCGAGGCGGCGGATCTCCCCTTCCTGGAGAAACCGCAGCAGCTTCGTCTGCAGCGGCAGGGGAAGCTCCCCGATCTCGTCGAGGAACAGGGTGCCGCCGGCGGCCTCCTCGATCAGTCCGGCCCGGTCGGATCTCGCCTCGGTGAAGGCTCCCCGGCGGTACCCGAAGAGCTCGCTCTCGAGGAGCGTTTCCGGGATCGCGCCGCAGTTGACGGCTACGAACGGCTTTCCCTTCCTGCGCCCCCCGAAGTGGAGGAGGCGCGCCACCAGCTCCTTTCCGGTGCCGCTCTCCCCGGTGACCAGCACCGTGGCGTCGTAATCCTTCACCTTCCCAGCGGTCCGGACCACCTCTTCCATCGGGCGGGAGGCGAAGAGGATCTCTTCCGGACGGGCCGTCTTCTCGATCTCGCTCCGCAGGAAGGCGTTCTCGTTCCGCAGCCGCTCCCGCTCCGCCGCCTTCCGCAGGGTGAGGAGGACCTCGTCGCTCATGAACGGCTTCGAAACATAGTCGTAGGCGCCCAGCTTCATCGCCTCGACGGCGGTTTCCACGGTGCCGAACGCCGACATCATGATGACGGTACCGGGGATTCCGCGCGCGGTGATCTCCCGGAGGAGGTCGAGGCCGCCCATCACGGGCATCCGCAGGTCGCACAGGAGGAAGTCGAACCGCGAATCGCCGAGGAGGCCGAGCGCCTCCTTCCCGTCCCCGGCCTGCCGGACCTCGTATCCTTCCGCGGTCAGGATTCTCGTCAGCGCGTCCCGCAGGGACGCCTCGTCGTCGACGATCAGGATCCGGTCAGCCATGGCTCCCCGTTTCTCCCCCGCTCCCCGCCGCACCGCGGGCGGACGGCAGCACCACGACGAAGGTCGCCCCCATTCCCTCCTCGCTCTCCGCGCGGATCTCCCCTCCCGCCCCCTCCACGATCGTCCGTGAAACGGAGAGGCCGAGCCCGGTCCCCTTGCCCGGCTCCTTGGTCGTGAAGAACGGGTCGAAGAGGAGCGAGAGATCGGCGGACGGGATCCCGCCCCCGGTGTCGGTCACGGCGAGCGCGACGCCTCCTCCCGTTCCGGCTCCGGCGGCGCGCAGCTTTGTTCCGTCCACATCCGGCGGGTCCGTTGCGCGGCGGCGCAGGGGGGATCGGCCCCCGGGGCTCCACCCCCCCATCACCCACGTCCGCACGGTCACCCTTCCGCGGCCCTTCATCGCGTCCACGGCGTTGATGACGAGGTTGAGCAGCACCTGGCGGAACCGGTCCTCCAGAATCGCCGCCCGTGGGGTCTCGCCGAGCTCCAGCCGAACCTCCACGTCGCGGAACAGGTTCCGGTACGAGAGCATCTCGACCGTTTCCCTCACCACGGCGTTCACGTCCGTCGCCCCATCCCTCCCGTCGCCGGGAGACGCCACGGAGAGGAGCCCCCGGACGATGCTTTCGATCTTCTTCGTCTCCTCTACGACCTTGTCGAGGCACTCCTTCGTCTCCGCGGCGCCTGGGCGATGCCTCAGGAGATGCTCCGCGTACCCGCGGATCGCCATCAGCGGGTTCCCCACCTCGTGGGCGACCCCGGCGGCGAGCCGCCCCACGGTCGCGAGCTTCTCGGACCGGAACGTCTCCTTCCCGGAGCGGCGCAGGCGTTCCTGCGCCTCGAGGATCCCCTCGACCATCCGGTTGAAGGAGGCGGCGAGCTGCCGAACCTCGCTCCCCCCGACGCCATCGACGCGCAGCGAGTAGTCCCCCGCCGCGACCTTCTCGGCGGCGGAGGCGAGTTTCCGGACGGGGGAGACCACCGTGCGGTCCAGAAAGACCCCCCCGAAAAGGACGATGACGGCGATGTCGATCGCGGCCAGGAGGAGAGTGACGTTCACGAAGGTCCGCGCCTCGGCGGCGATCCCGGGGGAATGGAAGCGGACCCGGATGCCGCGGGGGACGGACGCGGCGACGGGCGCCGCGGGAGGGGAGAGCGGACCGAACGGGAGGATCACGTCCACGGTCGGATAGACCGGGAGGAGCGGAAACGCCTTCTCCCCCACGGGGACGACCTTCGGGCGGCCGTCGGGCGGCGGCTCCGGCAGCAGGACGACCTCGTGGATGTAGGGGGAGAGGAAGCCGGAGAACATCCCGGGGGAGACGTTCGGGAACCCGGGGTTCTCCGCGATCTCCCGCTCCACCGCCCTTCGGACGACCCCGGCGACGGAGAGGCCGGCTTCCACGTGGCGGCGCTGCAGGGTGACCTCGATCACCTTCAGCGCGAAGACGGCGAGGAGGGCGAGGGAGGCGGTGGCCACCAGCGCGAGCTGCAGCACGACGCTTGCGCGGATCGAGAGCGGGCGCCTCAGCGGACCCATGGGAAGAGGATCGGCGTTGAAAACTCCGTGTTCAAATGAGGATCCACCCCCAAAACCATTCCCCCGGATAACGCGCTCACCCTTTATTAACGCTCCCCGCGCCGGACCGCCTGCCAGCGGGCGCGGGTTTCCGCATCCTGGGCGAGGTACAGGAATTCGTTGGCCTCCTCGAGCCAGCGTAGCCGCTCCTCCACGGGGACCGCTTCCCATCGACGGATCTGCTCGGCGGTGACGTCATATTCATATCCCCCGGGCTGCCGTTTCAAGCGCCCTCCCCCGGCCCGCGGCGCAGGATCTTCACGTCCGATGCATCCTGGAGCCGCCCCGTGCCTTCCTTCATCGCGATGAGGTCCTCCCTGGACGCCACCGGGATCTCCAGCGCCCCCCCTTCGACGCTCACCCGTTTTCTCCGCTCGTACGCCGATCCGAAAGGAACCGGTTCGAAGACGAACACGTCCAGTCCGATGGCGGGCCGGGAGGGATTCACGAACCCCATGACCGGCATGTTCTTCTCACGCCGCCAGGTGTCCCGGGCCTCCGGATCGGCAAAGGATTCCGCGGGAACGGGGACGCCGGGAACGAAGCCGAGGGCTTTCATCGCGGCGAGGAACCGGTCCGCGTTCTCCTTTTCCAGGTCGACGTACAGATCGATATCCGCCGTCATCCGGGGGATCCCGTGGAGGTTCATCGCCAGTCCGCCCACGACGAGGTAGCGGACGCCTTTTTCCTGCAATCCGCGGAAGACGTCGAGGTAGATCATTTGAGGAGGAGTGCCTTGCACATCGGTAAAATGTATCCCGAATCGGGCGAGAAATCCAATGCGCACCGGTTCAGAGGAGGACCCACCCCCAGAATTCCCTCCCGAGAAACCGCGCCCCGAGGGCCGCGACGCACAGGTAGGGCCCGAACGGGATCGCCGTCTTCAGACCCTCCCCTCCCTTCCGCATCGCCAGCAACCCTCCCGCCGCACCGAGGAACGCGCCGAAGAAGAGCGTCGCGACCGTTCCGCGCCACCCCACGAACGCCCCGATCATCGCCAGCAGCTTGATATCCCCGCCCCCCATCCCCTCGACCCCGCGGATCTTCTCGTACAGGAGCGCGGTGGCGTAGAGGATCCCGCCTCCCAGGAGCGCTCCCGCGACGCTCCCCTTCCAGTCTCCGCCGGGAAGAAGGGAGAGGAGGATTCCCGCGGAAAGCCCGCCGAGGGAGAGCTCGTCGGGGATGATCCGGTGATCGATGTCGATGAAGGCGATCGGCACGAGGAGGGAGAAGAAAAGGAGGTCGCGCAGGAGCTGGAACCCGGGTCCGTCCAGAAGAAAGATCGCCGCGAAACCGGCCGCGGTGAGCAGCTCCACCGCCGGGTACCGCCAGGTGATCGCCCCCCCGCACCCGGCGCATCTCCCCCGCAGAAGGAGAAAACTCGCGATGGGGATATTTTCCGACGCCCGGATCTCCCGGCCGCACCCGGGGCAGCGGGATCGGGGGGAGACGACCGACTCCCCGCGCGGCAGACGGTAAATCACCACGTTCAGGAAAGACCCGATGCACGCGCCGACGAGGAACGCTGCCGAAACGGAGAGGATGACGATACCGGCGGGCCCCGCGGTCATTTGAAGTCTTTCCGGGCGAAGAGGAGGCAGGAGAGGCAGAGAACGCATGCGGCGTAGGCCGCCAGGTACCCCGCCGCCCATCCGAGGATCGAGAGCGACTTCAAGCCCCCGTACGCCACCTCGTTCTTCCAGTTGAAGTTCTCGAGGTTCGGCAGGAGATAGAAAAGGAAACGGCTCCCCCACCGCACCGCGGCAACCTTCGACTGCTCCCCCAGGACGTAAAGGTAATTCGTCAGATGACCGACGAGGAAGAGGGAGAGCGTGAAGATGGCGCTCAACACCGGCGTGGTGAACGTCGAGAAGAGGGAGGCCAGGCACGTGAGGAGCACCAGCTCCATGTAGATCCCCGCGGAAGCGATGAAGATGCCTGCCTCCGCCCTTCCGCCGTACCGGTAGGAAAAGTGCACGAGGAAGAGGACCGTCGCCATCGCGAGCGTCGTGAGCAGAAGGGTGACGCTTAAACCCAGCGTCTTCCCGAAGATGAACTCGAAGCGCCGCACCGGCTTGGAGAGGAGGATGTAGATCGTCTTCCGCTCGACCTCGTTGCTGACGAGGGTGATCCCGAGGAAGACCGCCATGATGACGCCGA encodes:
- a CDS encoding nucleotidyl transferase AbiEii/AbiGii toxin family protein; translation: MIYLDVFRGLQEKGVRYLVVGGLAMNLHGIPRMTADIDLYVDLEKENADRFLAAMKALGFVPGVPVPAESFADPEARDTWRREKNMPVMGFVNPSRPAIGLDVFVFEPVPFGSAYERRKRVSVEGGALEIPVASREDLIAMKEGTGRLQDASDVKILRRGPGEGA
- a CDS encoding PilN domain-containing protein, whose translation is MIRINLVRGKRKKRRELGAGSAWIVVPLVVLAGTIYFHTTVTGKISRLNEGIAKANADIARLKQEIGEVEKFKARKAELQKKVDIISNLQKGRAGPVRYFEALSSAMPEKCWIDTLSVKDEKVALSGVALNNYTIANFMTALGQTGRFRDVVLGAAEQATVAGVKLVKFNLTFHTVD
- a CDS encoding pilus assembly protein PilP; this encodes MRPAPVRILSLSVGILAAVSLIAGGYGCSKEPPAPQQVVKRQAPKPEAKAPAVPAAEAQAKKPGPAPLYDPRGKRDPFVSFIRAEERRMAGIDAAMLPPLQRYELGELKYVGVIWTKKGALGLVEDGEGKGYSVTVGTRIGRSGGVVRRITGKEILVREEFVGNRGEKIVRESGIQLTTAGGK
- a CDS encoding prepilin peptidase — encoded protein: MTAGPAGIVILSVSAAFLVGACIGSFLNVVIYRLPRGESVVSPRSRCPGCGREIRASENIPIASFLLLRGRCAGCGGAITWRYPAVELLTAAGFAAIFLLDGPGFQLLRDLLFFSLLVPIAFIDIDHRIIPDELSLGGLSAGILLSLLPGGDWKGSVAGALLGGGILYATALLYEKIRGVEGMGGGDIKLLAMIGAFVGWRGTVATLFFGAFLGAAGGLLAMRKGGEGLKTAIPFGPYLCVAALGARFLGREFWGWVLL
- a CDS encoding type 4a pilus biogenesis protein PilO, which translates into the protein MALNLGDLSKVPPRQKILLAVLFCALVVSGYYYLYYREASQRIGAMETQLAGLQAKIREQQAIAGNLRSFQEEVQRLEAQLSLLLEQLPNSAEIPTLLKSVSDLGKESGLDFLRFAPSGEIRKDFYAEIPVSISVNGDYHSFALFSDKVAHYPRIVNLSNITFSSPKPAGDNLVLVTVNCTATTYRFLEQQDAAPGAGNQGKKK
- a CDS encoding HAMP domain-containing histidine kinase → MGPLRRPLSIRASVVLQLALVATASLALLAVFALKVIEVTLQRRHVEAGLSVAGVVRRAVEREIAENPGFPNVSPGMFSGFLSPYIHEVVLLPEPPPDGRPKVVPVGEKAFPLLPVYPTVDVILPFGPLSPPAAPVAASVPRGIRVRFHSPGIAAEARTFVNVTLLLAAIDIAVIVLFGGVFLDRTVVSPVRKLASAAEKVAAGDYSLRVDGVGGSEVRQLAASFNRMVEGILEAQERLRRSGKETFRSEKLATVGRLAAGVAHEVGNPLMAIRGYAEHLLRHRPGAAETKECLDKVVEETKKIESIVRGLLSVASPGDGRDGATDVNAVVRETVEMLSYRNLFRDVEVRLELGETPRAAILEDRFRQVLLNLVINAVDAMKGRGRVTVRTWVMGGWSPGGRSPLRRRATDPPDVDGTKLRAAGAGTGGGVALAVTDTGGGIPSADLSLLFDPFFTTKEPGKGTGLGLSVSRTIVEGAGGEIRAESEEGMGATFVVVLPSARGAAGSGGETGSHG
- a CDS encoding pilus assembly protein PilM; this encodes MGLFGSKELIGLDIGSSSVKMAHVEAVGAENRLRKFGVFPLPADAIVDGAIMDHGAVVEGIKTALRELKIHEKEVAISLSGHSVIIKKVQLPTTTAEELEESIQWEVEQYIPFDIKDVKIDFQVIGPQKDDPSKMDVLLVAAKTDLITDYLSVVRDAGLVPRIVDIDSLAAGNAFELTHPGSDDQVPMVVNVGASFMNINILHAGVPLFTRDVPMGGGMYTTEIQKQVAVSFETAEEYKTGVKDPGERSGKVTEIMKVVSSLLAAEVQRSYNFFSATYPDRLVTKVYLTGGASRSAFLKEMLAEKIGVDVEIFDPLQGLTVDEKAVVPSVVAQLNASATVSIGLALRNLEARG
- a CDS encoding XRE family transcriptional regulator codes for the protein MDKVERNNVRKIREGLLLSKAELARRANISVLTIDRVEKGMACRMDTKRKIILSLGLKLSDRDKVFNKG
- a CDS encoding ABC transporter permease; this encodes MFRRIFFIAANTFRETIRNKILYAILAFALFVIGMTFFLADLSVGDFARIIADVGLASIHIFGVIMAVFLGITLVSNEVERKTIYILLSKPVRRFEFIFGKTLGLSVTLLLTTLAMATVLFLVHFSYRYGGRAEAGIFIASAGIYMELVLLTCLASLFSTFTTPVLSAIFTLSLFLVGHLTNYLYVLGEQSKVAAVRWGSRFLFYLLPNLENFNWKNEVAYGGLKSLSILGWAAGYLAAYAACVLCLSCLLFARKDFK
- a CDS encoding sigma-54 dependent transcriptional regulator, with amino-acid sequence MADRILIVDDEASLRDALTRILTAEGYEVRQAGDGKEALGLLGDSRFDFLLCDLRMPVMGGLDLLREITARGIPGTVIMMSAFGTVETAVEAMKLGAYDYVSKPFMSDEVLLTLRKAAERERLRNENAFLRSEIEKTARPEEILFASRPMEEVVRTAGKVKDYDATVLVTGESGTGKELVARLLHFGGRRKGKPFVAVNCGAIPETLLESELFGYRRGAFTEARSDRAGLIEEAAGGTLFLDEIGELPLPLQTKLLRFLQEGEIRRLGDTETRKVNVRLVAATARALEGEVSGGRFREDLFYRLNVIRIHVPPLRERRDDIPLLAKHFLSHYRRKYGKREMLLSPDALVAMAAHEWRGNVRELRNLMERCALLADGADVTRAGLLAVWKGSGSPGGGEAGPVFELRVPVSPERPDLKAAVRELERQLIRIALERTGGSRPKAAELLGISHPTLLYKAKCFNL